A window of Formosa sp. Hel1_31_208 contains these coding sequences:
- a CDS encoding BT0820 family HAD-type phosphatase, producing the protein MNFQDKLVIAIDFDGTIVEDAYPKVGKPRIFAFETMKRLQQDGHRLILWTYRSGSKLDEAVAFCKDLGISFYAVNQSFPEEKFDNSVSRKIYADIYIDDRNIGGVLGWGEVYQLITNDTPDMSSIKTKKRLFSFLKR; encoded by the coding sequence ATGAATTTTCAGGATAAACTTGTCATAGCGATAGATTTTGATGGTACCATCGTTGAAGATGCCTATCCCAAAGTTGGGAAACCTAGAATATTTGCATTTGAAACGATGAAGCGATTGCAGCAAGATGGGCATCGCTTGATTTTATGGACATACAGATCTGGGTCAAAATTAGATGAAGCAGTTGCGTTTTGCAAAGACCTAGGCATTTCCTTTTATGCCGTTAACCAAAGTTTTCCTGAAGAAAAATTTGATAACAGTGTGAGCCGAAAAATCTATGCAGACATCTACATTGATGATCGAAATATTGGTGGTGTCTTAGGATGGGGAGAAGTCTATCAATTAATTACTAATGACACTCCAGATATGTCTTCAATAAAAACTAAAAAACGCCTCTTTTCGTTTTTGAAACGCTAG
- the gpmI gene encoding 2,3-bisphosphoglycerate-independent phosphoglycerate mutase, which translates to MNKKVILMILDGWGMSPDPKVSAIDNADTPFIDSLYHNYSNATLRTDGLHVGLPEGQMGNSEVGHMNLGAGRIVYQDLVKINLAVKNNTLKDEQVLIDAFQYAKDNNKPIHFLGLVSDGGVHSHINHLFGLIDAANDFGIKNSYVHAFTDGRDVDPKSGFGFITSLESHIKDSNTQLATVTGRYYAMDRDKRWERVKLAYDALVNGLGELAHSATEAIEHQYNNDVTDEFIKPIIITNNQDQPIAQIKDGDVVIFFNFRTDRGRELTEALSQNDFHEQNMHKLNLHYVTLTNYDDSYSGINVVFNKDNLTDTLGEILEKHNKTQIRIAETEKYPHVTFFFSGGQEKPFKGETRILRNSPKVATYDLKPEMSAYELKDALIPELQKGDVDFVCLNFANGDMVGHTGVMEAAIKACEAVDECVKDVLEVALDNHYTTILIADHGNCETMINPDGTPNTAHTTNPVPVILIDNEKLTIKSGVLGDIAPTILKLMGIPQPAAMTQESLV; encoded by the coding sequence ATGAACAAAAAAGTTATTTTAATGATCTTGGATGGATGGGGAATGTCACCAGATCCGAAGGTCTCGGCAATTGATAATGCAGATACTCCTTTTATAGATTCACTATATCACAACTATTCAAATGCTACTTTAAGAACCGATGGCTTGCATGTAGGCTTACCTGAAGGTCAAATGGGTAATAGTGAAGTTGGACATATGAATTTAGGAGCTGGGAGGATTGTTTATCAGGATTTAGTAAAAATAAATCTTGCTGTAAAGAATAATACGTTAAAGGATGAACAAGTATTGATTGATGCCTTTCAGTATGCCAAAGACAATAATAAACCTATTCATTTCTTAGGGCTTGTTAGTGATGGCGGTGTTCACTCACATATCAATCACCTGTTTGGATTGATTGATGCGGCCAATGACTTCGGAATAAAAAATTCTTACGTACATGCTTTTACAGATGGTAGGGACGTAGATCCTAAATCTGGTTTTGGTTTTATTACCTCTCTAGAATCGCATATTAAAGATTCAAATACCCAGTTAGCTACTGTGACAGGACGGTATTATGCTATGGACAGAGATAAACGATGGGAACGCGTTAAGTTGGCATATGATGCATTAGTCAATGGTCTTGGTGAACTTGCGCATTCAGCTACAGAGGCTATTGAACACCAATACAACAACGATGTAACCGACGAGTTCATTAAGCCCATCATTATAACAAACAATCAAGATCAGCCCATAGCACAAATAAAAGACGGTGATGTGGTCATCTTTTTCAATTTCAGAACTGATCGTGGAAGAGAACTCACCGAAGCCTTATCTCAAAATGATTTCCATGAACAAAATATGCACAAGCTCAACTTACATTATGTAACCTTAACCAATTACGATGATTCTTATTCAGGAATCAATGTCGTTTTTAATAAGGACAATCTTACTGATACACTAGGAGAGATTTTAGAAAAACACAATAAGACCCAAATTAGGATTGCCGAAACTGAAAAATATCCACATGTGACATTTTTCTTTTCAGGTGGACAAGAGAAACCATTTAAAGGCGAAACACGAATTTTAAGAAACTCCCCTAAAGTAGCAACTTATGATTTAAAACCTGAAATGAGTGCTTATGAATTAAAAGATGCCCTTATTCCTGAATTACAAAAAGGCGATGTGGACTTTGTTTGTTTAAATTTCGCTAATGGCGATATGGTAGGACATACTGGAGTTATGGAAGCTGCAATTAAAGCTTGTGAAGCTGTAGATGAATGTGTAAAAGACGTCTTAGAAGTTGCTTTAGATAATCATTATACGACGATTCTAATCGCAGATCATGGAAACTGTGAAACCATGATTAATCCTGATGGAACACCAAATACAGCACATACTACTAACCCTGTGCCTGTTATTTTAATTGATAATGAAAAGCTGACTATAAAATCCGGTGTTTTGGGAGACATTGCCCCTACCATATTAAAGCTAATGGGCATACCCCAACCAGCAGCAATGACGCAAGAATCTCTAGTCTAA